AGCAAGTGACAGATAAGCCTTTATGAACCGTTTGGCTATGGCCTGCTTTACAGTTGGCATAGGTCCGCAGCAGTCCTCCCACTAACGTTCTGATGCGGCTCTGGAGCGAGCGTGTGCTATCGATTGTCGACGATCCGGGTCACGATGTCGAGCGTCCCTAATTGGCCGATCACGGCCGCCGTAGCTCAGTCCGATGCAATGGTCTTAGCCATATACGCCGAATATGTGCTCACCGAAAATTTTTGAGCGAGTCAATTTGACAAACTATAATCGCGCTCCATTTTCCCGGAGCGATCCATGGCAGATACGGACTTATCATCTACCTCCTTGGGCCTGGCTGCGTATGCAGAATTTGCAGATCGCTATGCTTCGGTAGCACCAACGAAAGCGCACAACGCGCTTTACGAACGCCCCGCGACGATTGCTTTAGTCGGAGATGTCTCCGGTTTGCGCATTTTGGATGCGGGATGCGGACCGGGAATTTTCAGCGAAATCTTCGCCCGCAATGGAGCGACGGTCCACGCATTTGACATCACGCCGCGGATGGTCGAGCTTGCCCGCATACGTTGCGCCGGACTTCCGGTCACGTTGGCTGAAGGCAATCTAGCTGAACCACTGAACTGGCTGCAAGATGCGTCATTCGACAAGATCGTGTGTGCCTTGGCGCTCGACTACGTTGCAGACCTGGCTCCAGTGTTTAAAGAATTCAGAAGGGTCGCCAGTCCTGGCGCAACATTGGTGTTCTCGATGTCTCATCCCATGCGCGACTGGATGGACGAGCGGACGCACGGAGCCTGGACATACTTCGATACGTCCCGCTTCGGCATGTACTGGGGCGGCTTCGGCGAACCAAAGCCGTTCGTTCAGTCGTATCGACGCCCGCTTGCAGCCATACTCAACGATTTGGTCGAAAGTGGCTGGAATCTGGAGTCGCTCGTCGAGCCAAAACCGCTTGAAGAGATGAAGACCGTCGACCCGGAGCATTACGCAGAACTCTCTATGACCCCTGCGTTTATCTGTGTTCGGGCACGCTGCTAGGCATCTCGGTATTCATAGCGAGAAATAGCTCCGAATGTCGTCAATCTGAGAGGATGCGTCCACTGGCCGTTCCTGGCCGGAACTTACCAGTCAAGACCTTGCTGCTGCGGGGAGCGGCTGGGTCGCGCAACACGTCGCTCGAGATTGCGCGCGCGAGAACCGGTACATCGCGCGCCTGATTAGCGTGCGGATTACCACTGCATCAGATCGTACCGGCCACCACGCTATCCGCGATCTGCGCATCCTGCACCGCGACTCCGGTTAAATCAGCGATCGTGATCTGCATCGGGTCGGCGTCGTTGCGCACGCGCTCGCCGCTTTCCAGCGCCGAGCCGAGCTCGGTCAGACGT
The sequence above is drawn from the Paraburkholderia phenazinium genome and encodes:
- a CDS encoding class I SAM-dependent methyltransferase, giving the protein MADTDLSSTSLGLAAYAEFADRYASVAPTKAHNALYERPATIALVGDVSGLRILDAGCGPGIFSEIFARNGATVHAFDITPRMVELARIRCAGLPVTLAEGNLAEPLNWLQDASFDKIVCALALDYVADLAPVFKEFRRVASPGATLVFSMSHPMRDWMDERTHGAWTYFDTSRFGMYWGGFGEPKPFVQSYRRPLAAILNDLVESGWNLESLVEPKPLEEMKTVDPEHYAELSMTPAFICVRARC